Proteins from one Ricinus communis isolate WT05 ecotype wild-type chromosome 9, ASM1957865v1, whole genome shotgun sequence genomic window:
- the LOC8262372 gene encoding uncharacterized protein LOC8262372 isoform X2, with amino-acid sequence MGSLQDSDAQIKPFEPNKNSSFTQSNTQLFDSQIFPGEKGVDAHAGQLVQNSVPFSDTVAVEDAFETQVIDLCDETQVLDDPDCFEHMETQVIDGLNSDGEETDKTEVLDDTNELSDGESLRRGKCDSLDVENTSLELTNNRLVEDLDENHISIAAPRFLSVRAASFRVSGLAARRKYLEGINSESSSLLTSNQHSEEDTVKDNGSKTWEEADQVSDEGRYTDEVKGLINRNSCKIGCPTMRKLFDEDFEIEGLASSSNKSVEDEEMLQLPAADDGLAGLSYIDSQEPGESSQANALACVQRLIEENKVLFDNEFDLGKSSKGKSNLISTAKGPQSLAKKANDRGTDRKTRIFDWDDGREDEGGGDIFRRRKEEFLGTRSLGQRSLSKSQMAKGNQLDGYRGNRGKSSVHNEKVVHSDSKIVLHGPKQNDKRAPEADLNIRKNLVNEFDEQSNKATSAGQPEAALTIKDMLEAPNIGLDTQMAAEAMAALFNGNGIPNSDGNDVPGNSEDFLKGSRGRKGKKSSHSKQQSFDKEYDIGVATRNSSKTKKICDKSSKQPSISYQKHSETFRIELDKDLVMTRSKRAKLDAEVLLTNRTNMVGKMPYKMAEKPIESCLLDDFDGCHGTALSGSFSVMKRKLPEEAALAPIAHRTRQALVTSQLRTAEMASSSFEKEMNCPMDVGAVRTTKAGKSVEAAKVLDAKGKSSELVSSQSGELEDLKSKLRTMSSGISCPRRRRSSWQLSVQLDEPCNLDAQSRPSNQPVKIEKSARMPKRSRSTAKFITLADLNTKRKTRSSSTACPDFPSIYPNFDGKSAGSIGTLGSRGASRNCSSSDGTKISKDQMAEKEVKLPDRQTNIFSSLSAEHELNSDNLLKEATEPSKSKCVSPVNFTTSVNAVSPVCIGDESLKRSCQKSLSRSCLMREISSLCATGREPISSPKESRRRRDLSNVRVMFSHHLDEDIIKQQRKIVERLKLATALSITDATHFITDEFVRTRNMLEAIASGKPVVTHLWLENVGRANYYIDEQKYILRDTKKEKEIGFNLPVSLAHACQHPLLEGRRVLITPKTKPGKDIISSLVKAVSGQAVERVGRSALKDDTIPDDLLILSCEEDYGVCVPFLEKAVYSSELLLNGIVIQKLEYERHQLFADHVKRTRSTIWLRKGSDRFIPVTKHK; translated from the exons ATGGGTTCTCTTCAAGATAGTGATGCCCAAATCAAGCCATTTGAACCCAATAAAAATTCGAGTTTCACTCAATCCAATACTCAGCTCTTTGATTCCCAGATTTTTCCTG GTGAAAAAGGTGTTGATGCTCATGCGGGTCAGTTGGTGCAAAATAGTGTACCTTTTAGTGATACTGTTGCGGTTGAAGATGCATTCGAGACTCAAGTAATAGATCTTTGTGATGAGACACAAGTATTGGATGATCCAGATTGCTTTGAACATATGGAGACTCAAGTGATAGATGGGTTAAATAGTGATGGTGAAGAAACAGATAAAACTGAAGTTTTGGATGATACTAATGAGCTCTCTGATGGTGAATCTCTTAGAAGAGGTAAATGTGATTCGTTGGATGTTGAGAATACTTCTCTTGAGCTTACTAACAACAGATTGGTGGAGGATCTTGATGAAAACCATATTTCCA TTGCTGCCCCAAGATTTCTTTCAGTGCGTGCAGCATCTTTTCGAGTCTCCGGTCTAGCAGCTCGCAGAAAATATCTGGAAGGGATCAACAGTGAGTCCTCTTCTCTCCTGACTAGTAATCAGCATTCAGAGGAAGATACTGTCAAGGATAATGGATCAAAGACATGGGAGGAAGCTGATCAGGTATCTGATGAAGGAAGATATACTGATGAAGTGAAGGGATTGATAAACAGAAACAGCTGTAAGATTGGTTGTCCGACAATGCGAAAACTCTTTGATGAGGACTTTGAAATTGAAGGACTTGCTTCCAGCAGCAATAAATCTGTGGAGGATGAAGAAATGCTTCAGTTGCCTGCTGCTGATGATGGGTTAGCAGGGTTGAGCTATATTGACTCACAAGAACCTGGAGAGTCATCACAAGCCAATGCACTTGCCTGTGTGCAAAGGTTGATTGAAGAGAACAAGGTGTTATTTGATAATGAATTTGACTTGGGAAAGAGTAGCAAGGGAAAGTCAAATCTGATTTCAACTGCAAAAGGGCCACAAAGCTTGGCCAAGAAAGCTAATGATAGAGGTACTGATAGGAAAACAAGAATTTTTGACTGGGATGATGGAAGAGAAGATGAGGGAGGGGGAGATATTTTCCGTAGAAGGAAGGAAGAATTCCTTGGTACTAGAAGTCTTGGGCAAAGATCTTTATCAAAATCCCAGATGGCAAAAGGAAATCAACTGGATGGATACAGAGGCAACAGAGGAAAATCAAGTGTCCATAATGAAAAAGTTGTTCACTCTGATTCAAAAATTGTATTGCATGGTCCAAAACAAAATGACAAGAGAGCTCCTGAAGCTGACTTGAATATTAGGAAGAATCTTGTGAATGAGTTTGACGAACAGTCTAATAAAGCAACTTCTGCTGGGCAGCCGGAAGCTGCTCTTACCATTAAGGATATGCTAGAAGCACCTAATATAGGTTTGGACACTCAAATGGCTGCTGAAGCCATGGCAGCCTTATTTAATGGGAATGGAATTCCCAACTCCGATGGTAATGATGTGCCAGGAAATTCTGAGGACTTTTTAAAAGGGTCTCGAGGAAGAAAAGGTAAGAAGAGTTCTCATTCAAAGCAACAATCTTTTGATAAAGAATATGATATCGGGGTTGCCACAAGGAATTCTAGTAAAACGAAGAAGATTTGTGATAAATCAAGCAAACAGCCTTCAATTTCATATCAGAAACATTCTGAGACTTTCAGGATTGAGCTAGATAAGGATCTAGTAATGACAAGAAGCAAGAGGGCAAAACTAGATGCAGAAGTCTTACTGACTAATAGAACAAACATGGTGGGTAAAATGCCTTATAAAATGGCAGAAAAACCTATTGAAAGTTGCCTACTTGATGACTTTGATGGATGTCATGGAACTGCTTTGAGTGGAAGTTTCTCAGTTATGAAACGGAAGTTACCAGAGGAAGCTGCTTTAGCACCCATTGCTCATCGAACTAGGCAAGCCTTGGTCACTTCTCAACTCAGAACTGCTGAAATGGCATCCAGTagttttgaaaaagaaatgaactgTCCCATGGATGTTGGTGCAGTCAGAACAACTAAAGCTGGTAAAAGTGTTGAGGCTGCTAAGGTGTTGGATGCTAAAGGGAAATCTTCAGAACTGGTTTCTAGTCAATCTGGAGAACTTGaagatttaaaatcaaaattgagaACCATGAGTAGTGGCATCAGTTGTCCAAGACGAAGAAGATCTAGCTGGCAGTTATCAGTTCAGCTTGATGAACCTTGCAACTTAGATGCTCAGTCTAGACCATCTAATCAACcagtaaaaattgaaaaatctgCAAGAATGCCCAAAAGATCACGGAGCACTGCTAAATTTATCACTCTCGCAGATTTAAATACAAAGCGGAAAACACGATCCTCATCAACTGCTTGTCCAGATTTTCCTTCTATCTACCCAAACTTTGATGGAAAATCAGCAGGAAGTATAGGTACATTAGGTTCACGTGGTGCTTCTCGTAACTGTAGTTCTTCTGATGGGACAAAGATTTCTAAAGATCAAATGGCTGAGAAGGAAGTAAAATTACCTGACAGACAgactaatatattttcatcatTATCTGCTGAACATGAATTAAATTCAGATAATTTATTGAAGGAGGCAACTGAACCATCTAAATCCAAGTGTGTTTCCCCTGTTAACTTTACGACATCTGTGAATGCTGTATCACCTGTCTGTATTGGCGATGAATCTTTGAAGCGATCATGCCAGAAGAGCCTGTCTAGATCGTGCCTCATGAGAGAAATTAGTAGCTTATGTGCCACAGGGCGAGAACCTATTTCTTCGCCAAAAGAATCTAGGAGGAGAAGGGATTTGAGTAATGTTAGAGTCATGTTCAGCCACCACTTGGATGAGGATATAATTAAGCAGCAGAGAAAG ATTGTGGAACGTCTTAAACTTGCCACAGCATTGTCTATTACAGATGCAACACACTTTATTACTGATGAATTTGTGCGTACAAGGAATATGTTAGAGGCCATTGCTTCTGGAAAACCGGTGGTGACACATTTATGGCTTGAGAATGTTGGACGGGCTAACTATTACATTGATGAGCAAAAATACATACTCAGGGacacaaaaaaggaaaaggagattGGTTTTAACTTGCCAGTTTCATTGGCACATGCATGTCAACACCCACTTTTAGAG GGTCGAAGAGTTCTAATCACTCCGAAGACAAAGCCAGGAAAAGACATAATTTCAAGCTTGGTTAAAGCAGTTTCTGGTCAG GCAGTTGAGAGAGTTGGCAGATCTGCTCTTAAGGATGATACAATTCCAGATGATCTGTTGATTTTGTCTTGTGAAGAAGATTATGGAGTTTGTGTACCTTTCCTTGAAAAAG CTGTTTATAGTTCAGAGCTGTTATTGAATGGAATTGTTATTCAGAAGCTGGAATATGAAAG GCATCAGCTCTTTGCAGATCATGTGAAGAGAACTCGTTCTACAATATGGCTGAGAAAGGGCAGCGATCGTTTCATTCCTGTGACAAAGCATAAGtag
- the LOC8262372 gene encoding uncharacterized protein LOC8262372 isoform X5: MGSLQDSDAQIKPFEPNKNSSFTQSNTQLFDSQIFPGEKGVDAHAGQLVQNSVPFSDTVAVEDAFETQVIDLCDETQVLDDPDCFEHMETQVIDGLNSDGEETDKTEVLDDTNELSDGESLRRVAAPRFLSVRAASFRVSGLAARRKYLEGINSESSSLLTSNQHSEEDTVKDNGSKTWEEADQVSDEGRYTDEVKGLINRNSCKIGCPTMRKLFDEDFEIEGLASSSNKSVEDEEMLQLPAADDGLAGLSYIDSQEPGESSQANALACVQRLIEENKVLFDNEFDLGKSSKGKSNLISTAKGPQSLAKKANDRGTDRKTRIFDWDDGREDEGGGDIFRRRKEEFLGTRSLGQRSLSKSQMAKGNQLDGYRGNRGKSSVHNEKVVHSDSKIVLHGPKQNDKRAPEADLNIRKNLVNEFDEQSNKATSAGQPEAALTIKDMLEAPNIGLDTQMAAEAMAALFNGNGIPNSDGNDVPGNSEDFLKGSRGRKGKKSSHSKQQSFDKEYDIGVATRNSSKTKKICDKSSKQPSISYQKHSETFRIELDKDLVMTRSKRAKLDAEVLLTNRTNMVGKMPYKMAEKPIESCLLDDFDGCHGTALSGSFSVMKRKLPEEAALAPIAHRTRQALVTSQLRTAEMASSSFEKEMNCPMDVGAVRTTKAGKSVEAAKVLDAKGKSSELVSSQSGELEDLKSKLRTMSSGISCPRRRRSSWQLSVQLDEPCNLDAQSRPSNQPVKIEKSARMPKRSRSTAKFITLADLNTKRKTRSSSTACPDFPSIYPNFDGKSAGSIGTLGSRGASRNCSSSDGTKISKDQMAEKEVKLPDRQTNIFSSLSAEHELNSDNLLKEATEPSKSKCVSPVNFTTSVNAVSPVCIGDESLKRSCQKSLSRSCLMREISSLCATGREPISSPKESRRRRDLSNVRVMFSHHLDEDIIKQQRKIVERLKLATALSITDATHFITDEFVRTRNMLEAIASGKPVVTHLWLENVGRANYYIDEQKYILRDTKKEKEIGFNLPVSLAHACQHPLLEGRRVLITPKTKPGKDIISSLVKAVSGQAVERVGRSALKDDTIPDDLLILSCEEDYGVCVPFLEKGAAVYSSELLLNGIVIQKLEYERHQLFADHVKRTRSTIWLRKGSDRFIPVTKHK, encoded by the exons ATGGGTTCTCTTCAAGATAGTGATGCCCAAATCAAGCCATTTGAACCCAATAAAAATTCGAGTTTCACTCAATCCAATACTCAGCTCTTTGATTCCCAGATTTTTCCTG GTGAAAAAGGTGTTGATGCTCATGCGGGTCAGTTGGTGCAAAATAGTGTACCTTTTAGTGATACTGTTGCGGTTGAAGATGCATTCGAGACTCAAGTAATAGATCTTTGTGATGAGACACAAGTATTGGATGATCCAGATTGCTTTGAACATATGGAGACTCAAGTGATAGATGGGTTAAATAGTGATGGTGAAGAAACAGATAAAACTGAAGTTTTGGATGATACTAATGAGCTCTCTGATGGTGAATCTCTTAGAAGAG TTGCTGCCCCAAGATTTCTTTCAGTGCGTGCAGCATCTTTTCGAGTCTCCGGTCTAGCAGCTCGCAGAAAATATCTGGAAGGGATCAACAGTGAGTCCTCTTCTCTCCTGACTAGTAATCAGCATTCAGAGGAAGATACTGTCAAGGATAATGGATCAAAGACATGGGAGGAAGCTGATCAGGTATCTGATGAAGGAAGATATACTGATGAAGTGAAGGGATTGATAAACAGAAACAGCTGTAAGATTGGTTGTCCGACAATGCGAAAACTCTTTGATGAGGACTTTGAAATTGAAGGACTTGCTTCCAGCAGCAATAAATCTGTGGAGGATGAAGAAATGCTTCAGTTGCCTGCTGCTGATGATGGGTTAGCAGGGTTGAGCTATATTGACTCACAAGAACCTGGAGAGTCATCACAAGCCAATGCACTTGCCTGTGTGCAAAGGTTGATTGAAGAGAACAAGGTGTTATTTGATAATGAATTTGACTTGGGAAAGAGTAGCAAGGGAAAGTCAAATCTGATTTCAACTGCAAAAGGGCCACAAAGCTTGGCCAAGAAAGCTAATGATAGAGGTACTGATAGGAAAACAAGAATTTTTGACTGGGATGATGGAAGAGAAGATGAGGGAGGGGGAGATATTTTCCGTAGAAGGAAGGAAGAATTCCTTGGTACTAGAAGTCTTGGGCAAAGATCTTTATCAAAATCCCAGATGGCAAAAGGAAATCAACTGGATGGATACAGAGGCAACAGAGGAAAATCAAGTGTCCATAATGAAAAAGTTGTTCACTCTGATTCAAAAATTGTATTGCATGGTCCAAAACAAAATGACAAGAGAGCTCCTGAAGCTGACTTGAATATTAGGAAGAATCTTGTGAATGAGTTTGACGAACAGTCTAATAAAGCAACTTCTGCTGGGCAGCCGGAAGCTGCTCTTACCATTAAGGATATGCTAGAAGCACCTAATATAGGTTTGGACACTCAAATGGCTGCTGAAGCCATGGCAGCCTTATTTAATGGGAATGGAATTCCCAACTCCGATGGTAATGATGTGCCAGGAAATTCTGAGGACTTTTTAAAAGGGTCTCGAGGAAGAAAAGGTAAGAAGAGTTCTCATTCAAAGCAACAATCTTTTGATAAAGAATATGATATCGGGGTTGCCACAAGGAATTCTAGTAAAACGAAGAAGATTTGTGATAAATCAAGCAAACAGCCTTCAATTTCATATCAGAAACATTCTGAGACTTTCAGGATTGAGCTAGATAAGGATCTAGTAATGACAAGAAGCAAGAGGGCAAAACTAGATGCAGAAGTCTTACTGACTAATAGAACAAACATGGTGGGTAAAATGCCTTATAAAATGGCAGAAAAACCTATTGAAAGTTGCCTACTTGATGACTTTGATGGATGTCATGGAACTGCTTTGAGTGGAAGTTTCTCAGTTATGAAACGGAAGTTACCAGAGGAAGCTGCTTTAGCACCCATTGCTCATCGAACTAGGCAAGCCTTGGTCACTTCTCAACTCAGAACTGCTGAAATGGCATCCAGTagttttgaaaaagaaatgaactgTCCCATGGATGTTGGTGCAGTCAGAACAACTAAAGCTGGTAAAAGTGTTGAGGCTGCTAAGGTGTTGGATGCTAAAGGGAAATCTTCAGAACTGGTTTCTAGTCAATCTGGAGAACTTGaagatttaaaatcaaaattgagaACCATGAGTAGTGGCATCAGTTGTCCAAGACGAAGAAGATCTAGCTGGCAGTTATCAGTTCAGCTTGATGAACCTTGCAACTTAGATGCTCAGTCTAGACCATCTAATCAACcagtaaaaattgaaaaatctgCAAGAATGCCCAAAAGATCACGGAGCACTGCTAAATTTATCACTCTCGCAGATTTAAATACAAAGCGGAAAACACGATCCTCATCAACTGCTTGTCCAGATTTTCCTTCTATCTACCCAAACTTTGATGGAAAATCAGCAGGAAGTATAGGTACATTAGGTTCACGTGGTGCTTCTCGTAACTGTAGTTCTTCTGATGGGACAAAGATTTCTAAAGATCAAATGGCTGAGAAGGAAGTAAAATTACCTGACAGACAgactaatatattttcatcatTATCTGCTGAACATGAATTAAATTCAGATAATTTATTGAAGGAGGCAACTGAACCATCTAAATCCAAGTGTGTTTCCCCTGTTAACTTTACGACATCTGTGAATGCTGTATCACCTGTCTGTATTGGCGATGAATCTTTGAAGCGATCATGCCAGAAGAGCCTGTCTAGATCGTGCCTCATGAGAGAAATTAGTAGCTTATGTGCCACAGGGCGAGAACCTATTTCTTCGCCAAAAGAATCTAGGAGGAGAAGGGATTTGAGTAATGTTAGAGTCATGTTCAGCCACCACTTGGATGAGGATATAATTAAGCAGCAGAGAAAG ATTGTGGAACGTCTTAAACTTGCCACAGCATTGTCTATTACAGATGCAACACACTTTATTACTGATGAATTTGTGCGTACAAGGAATATGTTAGAGGCCATTGCTTCTGGAAAACCGGTGGTGACACATTTATGGCTTGAGAATGTTGGACGGGCTAACTATTACATTGATGAGCAAAAATACATACTCAGGGacacaaaaaaggaaaaggagattGGTTTTAACTTGCCAGTTTCATTGGCACATGCATGTCAACACCCACTTTTAGAG GGTCGAAGAGTTCTAATCACTCCGAAGACAAAGCCAGGAAAAGACATAATTTCAAGCTTGGTTAAAGCAGTTTCTGGTCAG GCAGTTGAGAGAGTTGGCAGATCTGCTCTTAAGGATGATACAATTCCAGATGATCTGTTGATTTTGTCTTGTGAAGAAGATTATGGAGTTTGTGTACCTTTCCTTGAAAAAG GGGCAGCTGTTTATAGTTCAGAGCTGTTATTGAATGGAATTGTTATTCAGAAGCTGGAATATGAAAG GCATCAGCTCTTTGCAGATCATGTGAAGAGAACTCGTTCTACAATATGGCTGAGAAAGGGCAGCGATCGTTTCATTCCTGTGACAAAGCATAAGtag